The Vanessa tameamea isolate UH-Manoa-2023 chromosome 25, ilVanTame1 primary haplotype, whole genome shotgun sequence genome segment TTCTATAAAACTATCagatttcgtgttcaaactACATCTTCGTTTTTTTATACCATTATTTCAACCAGTATCCACCCACTCACGTCACCTCTATCATCGAGTACCGAGAGTATAGTACGATATGACTTCTGTAAAAATATCGGATTTCATGTTCACAATAcatcttagttttttttaccATTGGTATAACCACGCACCACTTCATCTGTCACGACAAGCTTCCTATGCGCTCCGTATCCACAATTTGCCGGATTTAACAATATCCTTTTACAAGTGATGCTGGTTTGCCAACCGTTCgagtattctgtaagaagaaactcgaatctcactgCAGGACATCGGCATGAATTGACAGattgtgatatgcgacattgactgtaataattataaaattcgtaGGACACACGTATACGCGTATCAGCGTAAATCAggtgtcaacatttcacaagtgacgTACGCAGTGAATTTTTACAGAATTGCACATCAGATCTTTGTTATATTGTGtgattacatgttttttttttttttttagttataggTGGCAACCGAGCAGgatgctcacctgatggaaagtgactaccaccgcccatggacatcagCAACACctgggggcttgcaggtgcgttgccggcctttcaggaaggagtaagCTCTTTTcatgaaggttcccaagttgtatCGGTTCGTACATGTATGTGTTtgataaaaagaataaataaagattttcagATCAGTTTTTCTCGGTTTTACTTTACAAAGCTACGTAGAATGATTCCGAGGTATTTACAGATTCGGGATTTTTTTACAGATTCCTCATCGAATCTCACTTCTTAAAGTTTCTTCGTTTCCTTCGACTTCTCTCTAGTCCTGGGCTGCGACGTAACCATGAAATTTCTACCTGAAAGTTTTATTCCATAtgcttgtattgtattgtattctaggtatttttttaaattctataattttttatatacatacgaaAAAATCACAAAGAAAATTCTCTCTACATTTGAACTTTAAAGAACTTTAAAGGTTGAGTTTGTAGTCTTGTATCTTAAGTGCATTTACACTCTCGCTATCTCagtcatatatatacatatatattatatatatacatttaagtaaaataaaattgacctgtagaaaataagaataaatactaGGCAACAATTATtcgattttaatgtataatttgtaaattattttataggaaaATTCTAAAGTTAAAACAGTCTGTTGGCTGTATGTGTTTCTTCATTtgcttctttatattataagacaCAACACAACGATATACTAAACGTTAAAGCAAATTTTAAACGAGAGCCAATTTAtagtctattaaataataatcatagtaAAAACCTACATACTGTATTCTCTGTTATAAGAAATGTATGCAATGCTGGCGCGTGTTTAGCACAATCAGGTATGTACGTTAATAACAAGAGCAATGCACCGCATGACAGGACAAAACTCGttctaaaaatttgaatttcgaatactTAATCAACTAGTTCAGCTTCAGACATATTCATTATACCTACAGATtatatcaaaactataaccGTTTTTGGCAGCTAAAAACTACGCGGAGAATGCTATCCACGCCGCATAGTCGGTATACGGCTATACGCTTGTGGTAGAGGTTATGGAGCGCAATGTACGGGACGCTGCGATGTCGGGCCGCGCCTCGGTGAATCATTGGGTAATGCGGCGCGAGGAGGAGGATGACGGTTTGATACTTGATTATATTTAagctttaattgttttttttttttaactaacaatgtttttcataatatttttagcaatcagaaacgaaaataattaaaaaaaaacaaacaacctaaaactattttattcaaaaattatcttaatttttaacaataattcaatTGATAATCTAAAATCGAGCGATCACAAGCAACcgttaatattcaaaatgacaaacacataaataaaacgagaaaCCACTATAATAAAGGAACAAACTTACTGGCAAGTAACGACTGACGACCAACTGACTTgcagttttttttgtatctgtatGTAGTCGtactgttggccctactggcttTTACAGCGTCACCAGGCGTTGgggcgagtactagactcagcCTTGAAGTTTGAGCTCTTTCGGGCCCGGGAGTGACGTTCGGcttgagggtgtctcctataaGATCGCAGCTCATGGCTCAgtacgtagtcggtggggtgggGAGCACTTATGTTCGGATATTATGATAggaatacatttgaaattactcaacaatatttttgttcataCATATCTCTTATTCTTATATTGACTAAGAGATATGGTTATGATTACCAATGTATTGTAAAGTATACTGATCCTCTTATCCAAAAATTACAGATactcataaaattatttgtgaGAGTTAATACCAGTGGTTTTGGATGAAATTCGTTTATATTTGTGTCTATTATCAGTTCTAAACATTTCGAACTAATATTTCTAAAGATTGAAATATTCGACCacttaattaagttaaaatttaaagagtTTTTTGTATTGATAAGGTTACAACTTATAAGGgatattgatattatgataaaacttaCACAATAAGATCCCTTATCACCTTCAACTacacatacaattttttatttaacggcattaagacatttaataattttagtaagaaAACACAAAGGTACacgtaatgtaatatttatttatttactaataattgtaataaaagtatCATCTTTACGCACATCATTCACACCAAGGAATAAGTCACATTGTAATATCAAATTAACGTAAATGTATATTggtgaaaaaaattaattatataatagtatcaaGATATATCGTGCGATGTATTTCACTGCGAACGGTGAGTGGCGCTCGCCGCGGCTGCTTTGTTCCCGCCAGCCGCGCCCAGGGCTGCCGCTTTATTAATCACgctctattatttatttttcatatttctatagCATACCCGTGTTGGATGTATATTTCGTGGATGgggagtttttttttgtattgattttataatttatgctaTCGCTTTATTGATGATAACGATAACTaaatactagaaaaaaaatttaagtggCAATATGCAGTATGCGCTTCTGTAATTCTTTTAGAAATAcactttgtatatttaaaaataatatgtaattatttatactaattattaaaacgaaaattaagctctaagttatattatactagttataGTTTTTTGCCTAAATTATATAACgttggtaatatttaaaatatttttactgttttttttttatctatgtataaCCCTGCTTTCGAGGCGGGCCGATAGCAATATCGCTGAGTGCGCGGCGCGGCACGAGCGACTCCGCGCCTAATTTACTCTGCTAACGCCTGCCTGCGCTGTTGCCCTAGTACACACCGCGAGAAAATGACTTACGAGTCGgggaatgaaaattttattttttacatacatggctatataagttttattcaggttttaaataaaataaaaatatagtctcTCAAATATAGTGttactatatatactaaatgtaatacttcgaatttattttattgtttttttatggaaaaCCAAATAATAAGGGAGCTGACtaacttacatttatttttttatttatctttattaaaaacattttttgattcTGAACAAAAACACAAGGCAAGGCAAAACACAAAAATTAATCGAACACCGGCCGTTCCAACAGTTAagcaacaattaaaaaaaaaaacaaaacagttttgtttaaaaaacaatccTTCCATTAGCGTATTTTTAGCTATCCATCCCAATTTGTAATTTCTGCATTCGATACCTAAGTATCCCTGACTATGCAGTGCGCTTTTCGTTGCGGATATTATCCGCCATTTTGTTGTTCGCGAAAGATTATAAATTCTCATCGCATTAATAATaaccttaaattattataaatttaaaaatttaacacatCTCTAATGCGTtactagttaaatatttaaattgcaaataacGAAACATTTCATCAGTTTAATTGCATTatgttcttatttatttgtctttcgAATGTCATGTAACCTAatactttagttttaaaataaaaaaatcttgcgAAAtaggaaatttaataaaaaaatattaaataccaaaataaaaatagtttttttttgccTTGACTGacatttacaaatatgtaaCTGGCTACCAGgattacatgaaataaaaagagTCAGGCTACTGAACTGTAAGCACTGCGTTGCAGAAAAACGTGCCTGGTGgcgaaatgaaatatatctgCGCCAGGGTTTCGCAGCAGATAAGCCTCGGGGCGGGTGAAGTGGGAGGGGTCCCGGCCAGTAAAGTAGGTGTCACTAGTGACGTTATCTTTTTTTAGCTATCGATATCGATTTTACCGATAAACAAACCATAACGAAAAATCCTATTAGTGATCTAATTGtaaaggtttatttaaaaatcacatttacaaaacatatgagatatttacacaattgtgaaaaataataatgtattttttgtaagaatTGTGTATAAAGCTACTCATATTCATCTTCTTAGAAtctaatttaatagttaaataatgaataaaatatttatcgctaatgattttaaataagaaaatttaatttgttcagAAAATGAcctacagattataaaaataaaatttgcctTAAAGCAAAATGATTTAATGTCATTTTcttacaaacgtttaaaaaatatatttttcagaaaatGTATCGATAAACAAGAAATGTTTCAATCGCTATGAAACGGTATGCGGCTGGAGCGAAGCGGCGACGGGACGCATTAGTGAGCCGCTCCGCAGCCGCTTGATTGTATCATTgctatacacacacacacacgtagCTCAACAACAACACTCCAGTCACGCGACGACACTATTAGTTGTTGAAAGCTCGCGATAATGTCTTCTACGCGGTAGGCGGGTAGATAGGTAGCAACACATGCGtaggtatttattaatgtatttcagAATTCTTGCGGTTCACGGAAATGTTCGATGTAACTTGTAAATGTACGCAATCACCTTCGAAGGCTACAGATTAAGACTTATGGTATGTAAAGATGACATAATATGGTAATTGTGAAGCGTGATTCGTCACGGTTTAAGTGACCTAGTTGCGCGTATCATCTTTACGATTGTGCATTATATAAGGTGATATGTTGAGTATTCTAAAATCGAATTCTTTTGCCAAACTTGACTAGCTCTAAgtcactataatatttttttaagacagAGGgaagcggactggcaaatgagccaccacTGCTATTAGTCATGGtactgcaataaatattaatcattcctgatatcaccaatgcgccaccaatcttgggagcgaAGATCTTATGGCCCCTGtgtctgtatttacactggttcACACGCCCATTGTAAaagaacacaacgatactaattATTAAGTACTGGCGTAATCCAAGTAAAATGTTCAAAAAAACtgtaaacatttcaaaaatgtaCCCTTATTTATTTTCCTAACGAAacgctgtttttatttataattattgatatttcaatgattcataattgttaaatgatgaagaaattacatacatttaagtgTTCATTCATATTATTGGTTGAGTGAGAGTTTTAACGCGAAAGGAATAACATTCGAGgaatctaatttaatattgaaaaaaaaaatagactacCATAATTAATACAAGTatgatataacaaatattatattgtattacaaattacaaaGAGTGACAAGGATGACAAGTATTTTGAAATTGTGTTCACAATAAATTCATggcaagtaaataaaacaagcaAGAACTGTATTTACTTTGAACTCACACGCATTCCGTATTATCTCTACAATGTTTATGATCGCTTAGTACTTATTGTGACTATGTTAAGCTCCATGACGAGTATATGACGGGATGAAATATCCTTCATTCACTGtctgtcatttgtttttttacattattcagAGCACTCCTAAACTAATAATAGTAGTAACAATAgtagttgttatatttttttctcaaatattaaacatttgtttcaatttagtaaaaaaaggtAGAGATGTAGGATGTCAAattacattgattttttttttataaaaacgtattttaattctttatataatattttaatttataatatatctttattcactgatttttttttctaattttatctttttattgttttatttagatatatgtaaTCTATTCCGTGTAATGAATTACTAGATTACAGATATCGTGTGTTTATAtcaataagataaatttataacatgttaATTTAGCAAAATAACTCAAAACTTTAAATACGGAATTACGCCATCTATTATTGAGTAGCATTAAGCCATGGTTCGTAGTTCTtactatctttaaaattacatgtttGTTTAAATCTTAACCCAATAGATGGCGTTCATgcttcatttttgttttaaaaaaatattttatatttttatctttacggAATGtcagcttaatattttttatgtgaaatgtCTATTAACTTGCCTTAATAACAAGAGCAACTCGCATACCGACAATCTCTACTAGGGTTGCATATCCAAAGTCCACTATCTATAGTTAAGGTATAAGATGGTATTAAGACCATATTGGTCATATTGGTCATGAGCACAGAGCAGTACTATTGGTACTATCGATAGAATTGCAAAAAcattaacctaaactatcggtGGTTTTGTCAACATAAGATTTCTCAACAAGTAATTAAGTAGACCAAGTAAcgacacaatatttaaaaaaaaattatgtaaaaagtatAAGAATTAATACAATGTGTATTTTTcttcgatttataaaaatacattaaagtataTCCTCAAGTTTAAAAATAGTGTCTCTTCTTGACAATTCAATGACAAATCAAGGCCTCGATACAAGGAACATTCCCGAGAACTTTGACTTCGTAATATTATCCTTTTCTCAAAATTTATTCACTGTCGATAATCAAAAACCATCTGTATTATTATGGATAGTATCGCTGTTATCactagtattgctcacggagagctatcgatactatcgatagtattgatcaaaacgaacgaatttaaagatatcaagacattaactgttgcttctcaatatatattctgtaatgtatgtacggaaaaatattaatgattttatgaaaaaatgtgattctcatagcattggtataaggaacaaacacaaacttgttactcctgttactcgactgcatagagtcagtaactcttttgtggggcaatgtatacggttttacaacaggaCGAACGAATTTAAAgatatcaagatattaactgttgcttctcaatatatattctgtaatgaatgtacggaaaaatattaatgattttatgaaaaaatgtgattctcatagcattggtataaggaacaaacacaaacttgttactcctgttactcgactgcatagtcagtaactcttttgtggggtaatgtatacggttttacaacaggatcccagaaagcgttcaaaatgcttctgttgccaaattaaaaaaaaaaagttttggaacgcttgtgtgcgaaagggtACTAtaaaattagtgagtttatgattaaaagcacaccttgggaatgaaacgatcgcctcctggctatttctattcatattcaatatatgtacttaattagattgacataaaaaaaagacccgctgagtttcttacgccggttcttctcaggtcaggatgtttcattttccgaaccggtggtagtgtttgactatcaataagtaagtatgatgcttctatattgaataaaggaatttgagtttgagttaatCTATCCGTAGTTCTGCAACACTGCTCtctattttgctttttttattattataataaaaagaaaaatatgataattgaacaatttttacgttttttacaTCAGCCGGACGTCATTTGACAGATATGATTGACCTTTATCTGTCTCCTTTGATTTTGTTTGACCTTAATATGTTGAATtgttgaaaaaacaaaaataaaataaaaaccacattgcttaaaatttatttcctaTAAACTCTAGTGCAAATCTTATAGACtgccttataaaaatatatatacagttttcgatgatgacattttttatgcaaactttttacataatttaaccAAAATGATACCTATTATGTATTACTATAAGTGTACAGTACAATTTCttgataatactaaataaatattgaaaaaaggcGTTATTCActaaattatcaaattttataaaccCCACTGTTCTgcaatatattgataaataccAAATATCAGACGATTGTGGTTGGATTCACCATCTCACTTAATATTAAGAGCAATTAGTACTTGTCCCAAGGTACATTGTCGATTGAATGTTTTTTCAACTTGTGCTTCTTCAAATATTTAGAATCAATATATGCATCCCCACAGATGGAACATACATATGGACGCTCTCCAGTATGAGTGCGTAAATGCACAACTAAATTTCCTTTCAAAGCAAAAAATTTCATACAAACAGAGCAGCCAAATTTCTTTTCACGTGTATGAGTGAGTTGATGAGTTCTTAAATGAGTCTTTGTCTTGAAACGTAATGAGCAAAGCTGACATGGAAATGGTCGCTCATTCGTGTGAACTCTTTCATGCATTATCAACATAGCTTGGCTGGCACATCCCTTGCCACAAATACAGCATTCAAATCTTTTAGTAGTCTTCTTTAGATTCTTCTCAGCATTTTGACCCTCAGATTCAACAATATGGGTACTTTCCACGTGCTGTTCTAATGCTGACTCTACAGAAAACATCTTTTTGCATAATGAACATGCATAGCCTAACAATTTGCCAAAATTAGTCGTTACTTCCTGTTTGACCGTTTTCATGAGTTCCTCTTTAACTTTCATAATTCGTGATTTTGAACACTCATCAGATCCCCTATGTGATGATAATTcagatttattttcaaacttgATACCACATTGACTGCACGTGAAGGGGTTAATGTGGGTTAGTCGATGTGTCTGCATTGTGATTTTTTGATGGAATCTTTTATGGCAGATGTCACATTCAAAGTCTTTTATACCGCTATGAATCATCATATGCCTTTTCAAGTTATTTTGATTGGCAAATGTTTTTGAGCATACATTACATTGGGGTTTACtgttatgtacatatttgaTGTGTTGGGTGAGAGTgttgcgttttatattttgattacaaaatGGACATGTCACTAGAAGTCCTACAGGGTTGCTGTGAAGGAGCATATGTCCCGTTAGTATTTCGGCAGTTTCAAAGCCTTTGCCGCATAGGTTACATAAGTGATCGCCTGCTGGATTATGTTTGTATTGGTGTTTCTCATAATTATCTAAGTCATCAAACTGTTCACCGCAGTCACAGAGGAATGTTCCATCTTCCTGTTGAAGCACAGTTGCAATTTGGCTATCATCAGCATACTCTATGACCAGCTCTGAGCCGTCACACTTAACTAATTGAAACTGAGGAGAATCATCCccttcatataaaattacttcttGTGACATTGAATCCCCTTCTTCCATTTTAAGAGATAAAGGGtctgttacatattttataccatCATCGCTTTTAAGTAGAATCGTTCTTTCTGTGCCCGAAGGAGTgagtattttgataaaatttttagCATTTGGCAGACTTTTCAACATCTCTCCAGAAAGAGGAACCGTGAACTCATGAGGTCTTTCTTGATCTTCAATTATAGCCAAATCCCTATTGTGTATTTCATTGACATCCTCCACATTCATACCCTCATCAAACTGATCTCCATTATCTTGTTCTTCTTCTTCATTTTCTAATATAGTTGCAGGTACATCTGTAGGTACTTTTGGATTAGATACAAGAAATGAATCTATTGTATTTTCAAAATCTCGGTCCTCTTGGTTTTGTGCAGCTTCATTCCCAGGTTCATCTTTCGTTATTGATTCTATCACCAAGTCTCTACTTCTGTCGTCATCagacttttcactttgatcttTCTGATTATCAACCACAACAACATAGTAGTAATCATCGTCACTGTCGTTTGGTTCCTTTTTTATGATTGATTCTAGCTTTTTCATGGATTCTTTTGCAATATCTTCTATGGTCATGTCTTCGCTTGCTTTAAGTTGTGTTTCTATTTGTGAATATTCTTCATCTTTGCTGTgagttattaaagtatttaattgcaGTTTTAGTTCCTTGTCTACTTTCATACATTGTGTGCGAAACTGATAAGCTGTGGTCATAAGTGTAAAGCAATCAC includes the following:
- the LOC113403513 gene encoding zinc finger protein 93-like, with product MESWSDLCRCCLSPDSEVSLFDTEENVREKFLEITTIEVQEDDGLPQKLCGDCFTLMTTAYQFRTQCMKVDKELKLQLNTLITHSKDEEYSQIETQLKASEDMTIEDIAKESMKKLESIIKKEPNDSDDDYYYVVVVDNQKDQSEKSDDDRSRDLVIESITKDEPGNEAAQNQEDRDFENTIDSFLVSNPKVPTDVPATILENEEEEQDNGDQFDEGMNVEDVNEIHNRDLAIIEDQERPHEFTVPLSGEMLKSLPNAKNFIKILTPSGTERTILLKSDDGIKYVTDPLSLKMEEGDSMSQEVILYEGDDSPQFQLVKCDGSELVIEYADDSQIATVLQQEDGTFLCDCGEQFDDLDNYEKHQYKHNPAGDHLCNLCGKGFETAEILTGHMLLHSNPVGLLVTCPFCNQNIKRNTLTQHIKYVHNSKPQCNVCSKTFANQNNLKRHMMIHSGIKDFECDICHKRFHQKITMQTHRLTHINPFTCSQCGIKFENKSELSSHRGSDECSKSRIMKVKEELMKTVKQEVTTNFGKLLGYACSLCKKMFSVESALEQHVESTHIVESEGQNAEKNLKKTTKRFECCICGKGCASQAMLIMHERVHTNERPFPCQLCSLRFKTKTHLRTHQLTHTREKKFGCSVCMKFFALKGNLVVHLRTHTGERPYVCSICGDAYIDSKYLKKHKLKKHSIDNVPWDKY